The sequence ttattatattattttttttacttaccTAACtatatttaagtttatttattaaaccaAATTGTACAATTCATACACAGATTTGGTTCAAAGAAAAGAAATCCTAAGACGTGTTTGCAAATAATTttgtataaaataaaaattaatgttTTTAGTGTTTGCAATGAATGTTTTATATGAATTGTAATGATTAGGGTGTAAAGTAATTTCAACTTCAGTTTCATTCAGTCTTCAATATGAATCTGATGTTTTTGCCTGTGTTTGTCGCCTTCGTGGCCAATTCTCTGGCTCAGAAAAATGGTAAAAGGCTATGAAATTGCCATTTTAGTCGTCCTCAattgtaaaaatattatttatatagaAATATGTTACGATTTTCCCTTTGAGGATGGCAGCGGTTTATTTACCTGTTACGCCGTTCTCCACCGTTGGTCCTACGTTTCCGTTTTCAACGGGTGCGCCGACTTTACCTACGGAGGTTGCGGtggaaatgaaaataatttcGATTCTAAAAAGGAATGCGAAGATACTTGTCTTGGATAAAAAAAGTTAACTTGTAATATATCCTGATTATGGGCGCATCTAAGCTGTTTAGTTTAGTTTTCCTctgaaaaattatattttacgAGAACTCATTTGATAGAGCTCATTAATATTAAGCCCAAACTTAAAAAGACTTTGGAATAGTTGAATGGTTCCAAAAGTTGATGCCAATACAATTTCTTTACTTTTGTGCAAAAACTGATTTTTTCCTGATATGAGAAAGCCATTAAAACGTAAAGATGACGCAATCTAAGCTTGATAGTAACAGATGTCAAAACCCAGCCTgacatatattaaaaaatgaacttatttattttttataaacaaacgaTGGAATGTGCTAGTTCCCTGCTATCTCCAGACTTTCTATATAGAGTCGGGTTCCGCTGACCTGCTAGATAAGCGAAAGCTATTCCTCTCCCGATTTCTATATGTAAGTCACTATAAAAATGAGAAGTTGGCAAGACTGGAGAACCAGAGTTCAACTGGAGttgcattaaaaatgaagTATCTTGGAGTGGTTGCCATTGCCATCTTGCTGAGCCTGTCCAGCAATCGATTTTGGGCCCAGGCCAAGCCGGGTAAGTGGGGATCTAATAGATCGGGATCAGAAATCCACAGGTGATTCCCAATCTCTGCAGAGATGTGCCAGCAGGCACCTTCGATGGTGGGCATGGCCCAGGATGGAGCTGCCTGCATGGCTTTTATGCCGGCCTGGACCTATGATGCCTCCAAAAACGCCTGTTCGGAGTTCGTTTTCGGTGGCTGCGGCGGGAATTCCAATCAGTTCTCCTCCCGAGATGAATGCGAAAAGGCCTGCAAGGACTGAAAAAATTCACACACCTTCGGGCAAAACCCACTGTTTTAAGCAAAACAAATAACCGGCAATCTTGTTTTGCAAAATTTCAACCcaaacaaacaataaaaaagaaCTGAACTATAATATCAaggtttgttgtttttgtcaGTGCTCGAAAAACTCAAACAGAAATCGCGGTTGACCCTCGTCGATTGATAAGCGATCCGGTTTTGGGCCTATATAACACAGCCAGCATCTCGGATCGTTAAACAGTTTAGTTCCGTCAGTCGCGATCGAGATCTCAGTAGTGCCAATCGAAATCAAGATGAAATACTTTGCCGTTTTCGCTCTGCTCTGTTGCCTTTTGGGAACCGCCTTGGCGGCGCttaaaaatcgtaagtatttTAAAGAAATGGTGAAAAAAGAGCTGCTGGAATATCACAAGATCCACTTTATAGCTTATTAgttttttgtatatatataaacagtttttgaaattttgaaTGCTCAGACCTGTACTAAAAATTCTTCACCCTTACAATGGATCAATATACTTATCCAATTGCTTTTAAATTATGTAAATAGTGTCTTCCGTTTGTAAGATATAATAGTTTTAGTGTAAACTTTCCTAATTTGATAAACCGCGTGATAGTATTGTCGAAATATACACAAGTCACTTGTACAACAATAGTAAAAAATCTTGAGcctaaaaaaattaaatactagattataaaaactttttaaaattgaaaacatGAGCCATTAAGTTAAACAAAATATCTTTACTATGTTCTGAAAGCTGTATGGGTGAAGGTTTATTCTGGGGCACATATTTTCTTAATTAAACTTAActaataaaatattacttcAATTTACTTTCCAGCAATCTGTGGCGAGGAGTTCGGTAAAATCGGAGACTGCAGGTCGCTGCAGGACAAATGGACTTATCGCCGGGACACCAATGAGTGCATCAAGTTCAACTACTCTGGCTGCCATGGAAACAACAACCTATTCGAGAACAAGGGGCAGTGCGAAAAGACCTGCAAAAATTAAGtcctaattaaattaataaccCACCCATAAATAAAGTTAAAACTCTGTTTTTGTTATCCTAATGTGATCATCTTTATTGTTTGCTTTATTAACtcgtttaatattaattaatattgGTTTGGCGCTTACTGTAGTTAGTGTCCGATTCAGTGTGATTAGGCTAGGCTATATATGTCCGATTTGTTGGCTATCTCTATATTCTGTATTagtttataattttgtatatatGTTGTATTTTTGTTGTAAATATTGTTCATATGCATTTGCGTGTTAATTGATATTGTTAGTCATTGGAATTGTCTTCGGCTGTTGCTGATTATGTTGGGTTCAATCAGGGGTTATCTTTTCTCGTCTTATCTGCCAAATCCAGCAACAGCTAACTATATttctaatatatatatattttttattaaagagTGCTgctgtttttttctttttttcttgtgtGTATTTTTGCTTGCTTGATTAAATTAAAGTTAAGCTAGGGCTTAGTCTACCATTTaacttttaaatgtttattgtTACAAACGGGCTGGTTTGGGTATTTTATTATACAGATTTTATTTTGAGTCCTAAAGAAATAAGGGAATATGGGTGTATGCTTGCCCTAAATTTGTACAAATTTAGAAATCTGAGAAACAAAATACCCCGCCAGGCCCTTTTTATGAAGCTTTCATTGCACAATCTGATTTGATTTTCTTCCTTATTCCATTTTTGTTAGCACCGCATTGCCATTTAACGAACCCGATCCCGAGATGCCTCCTGATCCTGGAGAGCCTTCGGATGCGGCCACGCCCCCCGAGGACTGCTGAGTGGGCGTGGTTGGGGGCGACAATGTGgcatgttgctgttgttgctgttgatatGCCACAGCCGATTCGGCGAGGTCCAAAAGGGCAGCCGAGGAACTGCCTCCCGCCATCGAAACTCCCGATCCCGATCCTGATCCTGATCCCGGTCCCAAGCCATTCATGGTCATGTCCTGCGCTTCGTGCTTCATCCGCAtcgtgttgttgttgtggttgaCCACATGCTGCCCCAGGGCTGGGTGGTGGGCGAAGGAGAGGGGCGGCAGGTGGAGTCCAGGAAAAGCCAATCCTGCAGCAGCTGCCGCATGAAGGGATTGCAAAAGTGCAGCCGAGTGTTCCTGCGCCTTCCGCCGCAGTTCGGCCACCGAGTTGGACCTGGGATCGTGTCCAGATCCCTGGCCGGAGGACTTGGGCGACTCTGGCGAACTGGCCGCCGAACTGCTGCTCACCGGGATGCTCAAGGGAGCCACCACCGAGGAGCCCGGTGGCGGCGGGGGTTTCAGGGAGCAGCAGGAGCACAGGCTCTGGAAAGGGGATACACCTGAAATGGAGTAAGCAAGAAATTTGTGATTAAAAAAAGGTCGATTAAAAGTATTTTCTTCAGAATCCAATGAATTTCctttctttaatttaatttaaataggCTAAAGGCAGCTTGTAACGTTGCATATTAAAATTGCATAACCATTTTAATCAACAAAAACTGCCTGAATAATCTAGAAgtaatttacaaatatttgTGGTAAGTATAAATCAtacaatttattaaaattcaatCTCTGGCATTGGCCTTTATTGGcctaattaattattaatatcGCGCTTGCAAACAGAATCTAGCCAAATATACTTCCTAATTagattattaattttaaatttgttcaGGACAAagatttgattttgatttatCTTTAACGAGAAGCATCTGTTGCTTTCGGCCCACTCCAGATAATTTGATTATACCGAAGTGATTTGGATTGATTTTGTCACTGATCGATTGGCCGGCGGTGTGTTGCAACTCACCTTTTAGTCCCGGGAAAAGCGGCTGATGGGTGAACTGGGCGGCCAGGTGGGGCGGTAGGAAGAGCGGTGGGTGGTTGGCGCTCCGCTGggccgccgctgccgccgccgctgctgccACGGCGCTCTGCTCACTCAGAACCGGGCGAAAGCCGCAGTTGCTGCAAGtagaaagtaaaaaaatatttactaaTAATATTATCTAACGTATacctaaataaatatattaaatcaCATATTTGTTAGCATCACAGATTTTCTTTCTTATTTCAAAGGCGAAAATAGGAGTTTGGTTTTGGAATATGTAATCAAGTCGAGCTTAGCCTTAACTGTTCATTCACATCGATTGATTAGCCAGGCCTTAACCCTCAACTCTCGTCGATTGATAGGCGAGACGATTTGGGCCTATAAAACGCACGCAGCATCTCGGATTGTTCAGCAGTTTAGTCTCGTCAGTCGCGGTGTACATTTTATTGATCaaaacaatattaaaatcaacaTGAAGTATTTTGCTGTTTTCGCGCTGTTCTGTTGTCTTTTGGGAGTTGCCATGGCCCAGGttaaaaatcgtaagtatttgaatttaaaaattattaattactTCTATAAGGAAACGGTAAAGTTTCAAAGGAAAAATgttgtttaaatattaaaccTCTATAGGTCTGTgttgaataaaaataatattttatatgcTACTTATTTTTAGCAATTTGCGCCGAAGAGCTCGGTGTAGTTGGAATTTGTCGTGGGCGAATTTTGAATTGGACCTATCGCCAGGATACTAATGAGTGCATCGAATTTTATTACACTGGTTGCAGGGGAAACAATAACAGATTCGATTCCAAGGAGCAATGCGAGCAGTCCTGCAAAAATTAGGTGCTCTCGAAATATCCCCCAATCATCAAATTACTTAATATTTAAGCGCCGAAAATAAAACTTCGATTTACAAAACACACTCGTTAAACAAACTCGTTTTTTGTCACTGCACCTGCCTTTACACATGGAAATGCTGAAAGAACAATATAATAGAAGAACCAAAAGAAATTTTAAGCTTTGAAAATGCGGGCGCTTTagttttggacggtttgtTTGGCTTGGACATGTTTGGATATCAATCTTGCGTTAAATACGAAGCTTAGGAATATAAAGctacatatatattaaaaactcAGAGATTCTCTTTCTTATTTCAGAGGCGAAAATGAACGTTTTGTTTTAAAGTTCAATGATAAGGGATCCGGTTTGCGCCTATATAACGCAGGCAGCATCTCGAACCGTTCAACAGTATAGACTCATCAGTCGCGGTGAACACTTCCGTGACCCAAAAACAATATCAAAACCAATATGAAATACTTTGCAGCTTTCGCGCTGCTCTTTTGTCTTTTGGGAGCTGCTATGGCTCAAGTTAAAAGTCGTAAGTAAGAGTATTAACAAagaaacattaaataaatacattttaaatacaGCTATTTGCGCCGAGGAGTTCGCTTTAGTGGGACCCTGTCGTGGGCTGATTCCGAAGTGGTCCTATCACCAGGATACCAATGAGTGCAGCAAATTTTCCTACAGTGGCTGCAAGGGAAGTCAAAACAATTTCGACACCAAGGAGCAATGCGAGCAGTCCTGCAAAAACTAGAAACTCCCTCTAAATCCTAcagtctttttgtttttttgtttaaatatttttgtttcgaaaataaaactCTGATTTATCATACAAACTCCTAAGACTACCCTCGCTTTTCTGTTACTTACACATTGAACTGCTTTGCATTTCGCCTGCACGCGCACATTAAACAATTCAAAAgcaaaaaaacaatattaaacACCACATCACACAgggcaaacaaaaacaacaaacagaGTTTTAATTAACGCttaattgaaataaattaaaacatttttatgcGTAATTgcattattattaataaacctaaatattttgtatgtgCGAGTGGGGGCGAGGGCATAATCAACACCCAGTTGTCATTTTTGTGACCGTTTTAATTGAATGAAATATTACGCTTAGTCGCATGTCAAGGCAAATGGAAATAAgtacaacaacaaaaaacatcAGCACACACACCCCAACCGaacaataaaaaacatttaatgcaatttgaaattttaattgataAGTGAGACAACGTTTCGCGGAACTGGTAAATTCCTATGGCTCCCATAATCTccattaataaaattatagatcataaaatatacatacttttTTATTAGAAATAATTCCCTTTAATCAACAAGTGCTAGGCTTTAGCTGGAGTTTATTTGATGGCCGCGGAATAAGTgaaaaaaattcaatttccATTTCTTCAAATTTACATTAAGCCTCGGGCCACCGAGCTAAATGTGtctaaaatttaataatttcgGCAAAGGTGGGGCTGCGGTCATAACAAAAATCTCTGGATATGCTAATCGAGTTGGGGGGCTTAGGTAAATTTTTGACAGGCAGACCTCGCGAACAGCGACCACAACCACCGGGAAAAGAGGACCACAAACGTCGCGGCCACTGTCGCTTTTAATTCTCCTcgcttttcacttttcactttttataTTCCCTCCCCCAGAAAACGTTTCCCTCACCATTTTCCTAAGCTTGTTTTTGGTTTTCCCTTAGCCACCCACAAAATGCCGTGATTTTTCCGAGGTTTTCTCGCTTTCCTTTTTCGGTAGTTGCAAAACGCTTGGCCGcttgaaacagaatttttaACTAGGTAATAGTATTTTTTGCTGGGTCCCAAAACGATGGTTTTGTCAATTTTTCTTTCAAAATCGAGTTGGGAGTGGATAAGAAAATAAACTATTGTGTTATAAATGATAACTGGAGAAGTCTAAGAAGGTTCTTCTTCtttgttttgaaaataattttaaattgaaaaatttcGGAGAAAGCTAAAAAGTTCTTCAACATTCAGTTCGCTTTAGAAACCCACCCAGTATATGGAAAAGCCAACTATATCTTCCATTTCTCCCACACACATACATAGGATACTCACCCCATGGCCCCTAATTAAGCTCCGAGCCAAAAAAGCAAAAGTCCAAGCGGCAAAAACGAGATGAGAAAGCTCAAATAGAAGCCATGGAAAAACAACGAAGGCAAACACTCGGGCGTAGACAGCCCCCTTTTTTGCCCCCCCTGCTCTCTAGTTGCGAAAAAAGCAGTAAACTTAAATGTTTGCGTATAATTAAGCACTCATCCTTTGGtcgtaattaaattttgcATGTGCACATCCAACAGCTGCCTCGGATGCCCGAGAGTCTGGAGCTCGGGGCTACGTTCTAGAATACCTCCCTCGATTTTCGCCCCGCCTTCCCGCCCCTTTTCTACCAACCTATCCCCGTTGCAGCTCCCCCGATAAGACCCTCTCTTTCACTCATGTTTTGGGGACTGGCAAAAATATGCTAATTGCTATAGGCGACGTTACAGCACTGCGAGAAATATTTGCAGTTAGTTAAGAATCTGTTACATATGAAACAGTTTGAATAACTTAAAGATCACTTTTATAACAATTCTAGCTATCTATAGATTTAAtaagatattttattttatataccTAATCCCTGAAGAAtcataaaaatacaatacatGATAAAAATTCCAATAAACAATATATAATAGTACAATATATAACCCAAGTTCCAGAACCATTTATTCCTTGTCCACATTTTTTACCAGTGCAGAGGACTGAGTGTTGGGGGCGTGGCCATgtcccacgcccactcgacTGCCGCCGCCTTAATTGCTATACTCATAGACCCGTTCCGCCCGACTTTTCCCTCTCCCTCTAATTAAGACATTCACAAGCTCGAGTGTTGTCGTTGAGCTCGTTAGTTAGTACATAACTTTTCCTCCAGGCGATGCAGAGATATAAGGAAAATGGCGGGGGAAAACGGGGCTCTGTCAATGTCAATCTTGGGAGCTCCATCTCAGTTTCCACCTTGAGTTGCCGCAGAAGTTTTTCTTCAAATTTTCGCACTTTTCACAGATTGCATTTAACGAAGGATGAAGTTTTCACGACCCGACATGCACATGGAAAATTCAACCCCTTTTCTCGtctgtttgtgtgtgtgtgtaattAGTCGGGCAAACATTTTAATGCTTTACGCAATTCTAACAAATTAAACTCGAGCAATCAACACCTACACAGGCTTAGCTTTCCGCTTctgccccccccccccaaagTCAAACTTAATTTCCGCAAAATGTACTTTTTTCCACGAAACTTTTTGGATCCCCAGCCCCCCCCTGGAAGCCCCACATAATGCTTATTATATTAGGCTACCCGAAAAGTTTGGAAGCACGGAGGCAGCTTATTTTAATTGCATGatgaatattaaaatatttgcttaaTTTATTATTCAAGCATTCGCATTCGTGCGCGCAGCATAAGCGGTCGGAATATCCGCACACACCTGAATTACAGGTGGAATGTGGGTGGATATACAGGTGTATACACTATGGGGGGTACACATCATTTGGGCCCCTCTATGCGGATTTTCGGGGTATGTTTGGTTATTTGTGCATAGAGTGGAGTGGAGCTGAGAGATTTTGGGCTGCTGGCGGGTATTCAATTAACATATTTAACTCGAAACTTATTCCAGCGAATGATTATGGGTTTAGTTTGAGGACTAGCGTTCGTGGAAAATTACGTTCTGATGGATTTCTTGAATATTTAATACGTTATTGTACATATCTGTGAACAGAAGATCCAAATTACATTTGagttttttcatttttatttggtttgtTTTTTGCCCTGCGCGTTTCAAGTATCGGTTTGCAATAAAAACTGCATTTAAGTGTTTTTGGGTCGTTGCATAATCCGTACAATTTGGCCTTTTCTCTTGGTTCCCTTGAGTGGCCAAGTATAAACCGGTTTTTGGCACACATATATGGATGTATCTCCTCTTACGTCACCATCGACGACCTTGCCAACCGAGACAAGTGCGGATTAGTGCTCggtaattatttatttagtttttgcCAGTGTTTGATTTGCATAAAATATGCGAAGCGAAAAGAAAACGCTATTGAGTGCCTGACTAATATGATGATAAATGCTTGCGATGAAACGCTTGATTTCAGATCGAAGATACATTACTGATGGATGGCAAGGACATCCGGTTCTGGGACATTTGAATAACAATATCACAGGCGAGATATCACAAGTTCCGAG is a genomic window of Drosophila suzukii chromosome 2L, CBGP_Dsuzu_IsoJpt1.0, whole genome shotgun sequence containing:
- the LOC108020966 gene encoding chymotrypsin inhibitor SCI-III-like; translation: MKYFAVFALFCCLLGVAMAQVKNPICAEELGVVGICRGRILNWTYRQDTNECIEFYYTGCRGNNNRFDSKEQCEQSCKN
- the LOC108020968 gene encoding chymotrypsin inhibitor SCI-II-like, with amino-acid sequence MKYFAAFALLFCLLGAAMAQVKSPICAEEFALVGPCRGLIPKWSYHQDTNECSKFSYSGCKGSQNNFDTKEQCEQSCKN
- the LOC108020965 gene encoding male accessory gland serine protease inhibitor, coding for MKYFAVFALLCCLLGTALAALKNPICGEEFGKIGDCRSLQDKWTYRRDTNECIKFNYSGCHGNNNLFENKGQCEKTCKN
- the LOC108020964 gene encoding male accessory gland serine protease inhibitor, with the translated sequence MKYLGVVAIAILLSLSSNRFWAQAKPEMCQQAPSMVGMAQDGAACMAFMPAWTYDASKNACSEFVFGGCGGNSNQFSSRDECEKACKD